Below is a window of Herminiimonas arsenicoxydans DNA.
CGTACCGCACTTCTTCCCATGAAGCGGGCTTTAGGGAAATATATGCTGAAATAACAAACCGACTCCATCGATCAATCAACAAATATAGAATCGGTTTACCAACCACTAGACTTGGATCATCTGACGACACCAGATGAATTCTTCCGCCAGTTGCATCAATTTCATAGACTTCTCCGGGCCCATTAGCGCGCACAGAACCCAAGCTGCCCGGATTTCGTTCATGTGACCGGACATTTCTTACTAGATCAGCATCTAATCGCGCATAGGAATGAATGTAGTATCGAAACTGCCTGACAGTAACGGGCTCAGACATCTCACGATTAAGGTATAGCCTATATTTTTCTGGATGCCGTTTACTAAAGTAGTTGGCGAGATAATATTCATGTGCGATCGATACATACGTTGGGCCTGAGCGAAGCTTTGCTTTATAGCTGCGAATCATGTCCTCGATATCAGCTTCATCGACCACGAATTCGTTTACTCCTAATTCCGGCGCCAATATTGATTGTCGCCCGCGTCTTTTGTATATCTTTTCAGCACTTCCATCTGTTGGTTGAAATTTATACCCAGCTAGTCCAGGCGTTGCACCTCGAGCTAATGGCAATAGTGCTTTGCGCACTCCGCCAAAATAGTAAAATCGCATCACCAATCGATACAAGGTGGTTTTGTTTACACACAACGATTCTGCTCGCCGTCGAATGCAGGATGAGAATGAGCGCGCAGATAAATTTTCTTCCTTTTCAAACAATGAAACGAGAGGTTCAATCATTTCCCATGCGGCATTCAGTTTGAATTCACTCGCTTCGTCTTTGACGCTTCTTGTGAATACAAAAGGTAATTGAATTTGCCCAATTTCTCCTCCCTCATCCCGAAGCAACGCTTTTATTTCTTCTATCGCATACCGAATAGGTCGCCTTGCAAAGTATGCCTTTTCGGCTACATCGACCCACATTCCGAAAACACAGGTTTCAAAAATATGCGTTAGCCTCAAATATGTAGTCGGATTTTCAAATCGCACGACCATCCCAGCGGAGAGTGCGGCATTTGGAGTCGCTATAAACTTAATTGGCTGCATTGCTCAATACCAGTGGTTTATCAAATGAAATACTGTGATGTAGAGATACTGGGAGTTGATTTGTCCATCCGCAATATCGAAAAGCATCTGCTGCCACGGAAAATTCCAACTTTAACTGGCTTGCTGTTTTCTGTAGTAGCTCAACTAATTGCACATTTCTAGAATAATTATTCATAAACGACATCGCGAAGGTATTAGTCTTTTGGATTGAGGGCATATAACGGTGTCGGAACCATGACCTCAGAAAACGAAGATTCTCTAATACGATATCGTTAAATAATGATGTATCTATGAGTACCCATGGAATGGATTGCTCTCGACACCATTCGTATTCAATGGCAAGTCGGAGTTTTACGCGGGGATTGTTCGCATCTTCTGGAGTTTTGATACTCGCCGCTTTGTACTGCACACCATTAGTAGTGTTTTCAGTAATCAGAAAATCAATTGTGAATGGCTCAGGATATATGCCACGATAGCCATGCTGCACACCGAATTGACTACAAAGCTCTATAGTTCGAGCAATATCCAATATTGGAAATTGCTCTCGAATGTCTATGACGTTAGATTTCCGCTCCTGCAAATAGAAGTATGTCACTTCTAGTTTTGAGAGAAAATGAAAGGAGCGGTCCACATTGATGCCTTGGACAATACTGGAAGTCCCGCGAGAGGGAACATCACGGACCTTGAGCCAAGGGACATACGCCTCACCAATACCAATACCGCGTCCGCGTCGAATCCTGGCGCTTAAATGAGGGAGATAAAGGTCGGATGTCGTTGGCCATTCCATCCCTCAATTATCCTATCAATAGGAATTAATTCCTATAATATTAGGCAATTAAAGTGTTATTTCATGAAAACAATGTCGTAAATTGTTTATTGCAGTCATAAAGATCACAGGCCGCTCATTGAGCGGCCTTTTTTACAGGAAATTCGACGTCCTTGCTGGTGCCTGGGCCGATGTATTTTCACCTTTGCTTATCAGGCATGAAAAATTGCGCCATTTGGAACCGGCATGGATGTATGGTTATGTTTTCGACTGTAGATTCATTGTTAGACGTTGAACGACCTTTCGTTGACGGATTCGTGTCTGATGTTGTCGTCTGGAACAACGCCTGATTTAGGGTGCTCTTCGCGGTTCAGACAAAGCGGCAGGTCTAGCTGATATCGCCGAACGGATGAGGTCATCGCCGCTGCTGAGATTGCCTTGCTGCTACACAAGCTGTCAGGTAAAAAAAATTGGCTGGCAGTCACTCCAGAAAGGGATTCGAAATGAACAAAATGTTAATCGTTGGAAGCCTGCTCTCTATCGCGGCTTTGCCATGCAAAGCCGCAGGCAATTCGACTTCTACGGTACACGGCTCGGCCGGGAGCAATGGAAACAGCGTGGTGATTGTGAACGGGAAAACCGTATCCAGCACAGGTGAGAGCGTCATCGGTCAAGGGCCGATTAAGGAAGAAGTCAGACCTGTAGCCAGGTTTGATGCGG
It encodes the following:
- a CDS encoding Hypothetical protein (Evidence 5 : No homology to any previously reported sequences) encodes the protein MTASQFFLPDSLCSSKAISAAAMTSSVRRYQLDLPLCLNREEHPKSGVVPDDNIRHESVNERSFNV
- a CDS encoding conserved hypothetical protein, putative Tn7 transposase (Evidence 4 : Homologs of previously reported genes of unknown function); the encoded protein is MEWPTTSDLYLPHLSARIRRGRGIGIGEAYVPWLKVRDVPSRGTSSIVQGINVDRSFHFLSKLEVTYFYLQERKSNVIDIREQFPILDIARTIELCSQFGVQHGYRGIYPEPFTIDFLITENTTNGVQYKAASIKTPEDANNPRVKLRLAIEYEWCREQSIPWVLIDTSLFNDIVLENLRFLRSWFRHRYMPSIQKTNTFAMSFMNNYSRNVQLVELLQKTASQLKLEFSVAADAFRYCGWTNQLPVSLHHSISFDKPLVLSNAAN